The Streptomyces sp. RKND-216 genomic sequence GGTGTCGACGGTGCGGACGGCGGTGGCGAAGCTCTCCAGCCCGCCGAGCAGCCGCCGCCGTTCCGTGGCGGGCATGCGGCTCAGTACGGCCTCCAGGGCGTCCTCGCGGCGAGTGCGCAGCTCGGCCAGGTACGTCACCGCGCGCCGGGTCAGGTGCAGTTCGAGTTCGCGCCGGCTGACCGGGCTGGGGTGGCGTTCGAGGAGGCCCATGGCCTCCAGCCGGTCGCAGAGCCTGCTGACGGACGGCGGGGCGGAGCCCAGCAGTTTGCCGAGGCCGCGCAGGTTGATGCCGTCCTCCTGCTGGACCACGTGGAGCACGCGGAGCTGGGACGGCGAGACGGGCTTGGTCGGCACGGCGTTGCGGCCCTGCTCCCAGAGCACCTCGAGCAGTTCGACGACGTCGACGGCGACCCGGGCGGCGGGGGATGTGGAACTGCCCGCGGAACTCGCGCCCATAGCCTGCCACTCCCAAGATCATGTCTCCGGCGCACGCGTTCCTCACGCCGCCGGCCCCGTCCCCGCACCCTAGCCGACCCTCCGTGCACCGGCCGGTGGGGAGTGGCGCGGCGGCTGCGGAGGAGGGGCGTGCGGCGGCGCTGCGTGCGGAGGTGTCAGCCGGGGCGGTAACCGGACCTGCGAGCGCTGCGCGCCCAGAGGGAGCCGGCCAGGCCGAGGATCAACACGATCGCGCCGGTGGCCCATTCGAGCCGCGGGGCGCCGACGGCCGCGTTCGGAGGTTCGCCGTAGTTCCACAGGAACGGGGAGACGATCAGCCACGCGCCGAGCAGCGCGATGCCGACGGAGGCGAAGAGCTGCCGCAGCGGGCGCAGGAAGCGACTGAGCGCGAGGAACAGCAACAGGACGCCGACCACGGATTCGTTGAGGTAGGCCTGGCCGCCCTTCTGCGTCTCGGCGTAGCCGACCGCCCAGGCGCCGATGCACAACCAGAACGCCACCGGGACGCACAGCAGGGCGGTGGCCTGGTCGCGCACGACCAGGTTGTCGAGGCGGCGGGCGCGGTCGATGCGCGCGCGGTCGGCGGGGGAGAGGTCGGTGCGTGGGCGGTCGCTGCGGGCGAGGCCGGTCCCGGACGGGGCGTGGCGGTCGGTGACGGTGCGGGCGCGGTGCGAGGCGGTGGCCATGACGGGTGGCTCCCTTCCCGGCTGTACGGACCGGCTGTACGGACCGGCTGTGCCGCACCCCGGCTGCACCGATTCCGGTCGTGCCGCGCGGGGTGGAGGGCCCGGGTAGCCTCCGGAATCC encodes the following:
- a CDS encoding MarR family transcriptional regulator, whose translation is MGASSAGSSTSPAARVAVDVVELLEVLWEQGRNAVPTKPVSPSQLRVLHVVQQEDGINLRGLGKLLGSAPPSVSRLCDRLEAMGLLERHPSPVSRRELELHLTRRAVTYLAELRTRREDALEAVLSRMPATERRRLLGGLESFATAVRTVDTGRRSAPDDEARPA